The genomic interval CTGTTTATCTTGCGTGCAGATGAGTACGGCATCCGCTAGTTTTGGCATAGCGAAAAAATCATCCCAGTTCTCAAAACACATATTATCTGCAATGTTATGTCTAGCCTGGAAGCTCTTCCTGCGCTCTGCAACCGGCTCTGCAACAGCTACAACTTGCAGCTCATTGGGATGAGCAAGAGCATATTCCAAATAGTTGACACCCCGCAAGCCCGCTCCAATTATGGCAACCGTAACTTTTTTCATAATTAATCTCTCCTCGATGTTGTAAGTCTATCTATTCCTTGACGCTTCCTACGGTCATGCCTTTAACAAAATACTTTTGCAAGAACGGATATACGAGCATAATGGGCAAAGCACCCATAAAAATTTGCGCATTTCGAAGTGTCTTCTCGCTTAAGTTGTCCATCACTTTAAGCTGCTCAATAGACATGGAAGACATTTGGGCATTAATCGACATAATTAATGTAGACAGATACGTTTGCAACGGATACTTTTCTGGTGAATTCAAGTAAAGAATGCCATCAAACCATGAGTTCCAATGCCCAACAATCGTGAACAAGCCAATCGTTGCGATCGATGGAAGCGATACAGGCAAATAAATTTGCCAAAGCACACGCCAGTGTCCCGCACCGTCAATTATCGCTGCCTCATCCAGTTCTCTGGGAATGGATCTGAAGAAATTCAGCATGAGCACCATATTCCATACATTCAAAGCACCCGGCAAAACGAGCGCCCAAATCGAATCAATGATGCCTGTATCTTTGACAATGATATACGTAGGAATCAAGCCGCCGCCAAAAAACATCGTTATCGCAAAGAACCATACATAAGGGGTTCTAAATTTAAACTGATGATTAGATTTCGCAAGCGGAAAAGCGGTAATAAATACAAGCAGCATATTAACAGCCGTCCCAAGCACGACCCGCTGTACGGATACCCATAATGATCGGAAGAACTCAACCTTCTCTCCCAAGTATTGATAGGCATCCAAGGAGAAGCCGACAGGCCAAAGCTTAACTTCTCCCGCCATCGCTGCCGTATTTGAGCTAAGTGAGATGGAAAGTAAATGAATAAACGGGATAATACCAAGCAGCGTGATAGCTGTTAACAACAACGTATTGAATACGACAAAAAGCTTTCTACTGATTGATGGTTTGTGTATCACTGTATTACCTCCGTTCTAGAATATTCTGTAGTTGTTAAGTTTATAAGCCGCATAGTAGGTAATGGATACTAACCCTAATGAAATGACCGATTTAAAGAGGCCGATTGCCGCTGCCGGTCCGAATTGCTGGCTGAACATCCCTAGTCGATAAACGAATGTATCAATGATATCTGCGCCTTCATAAACGGTCGGGTTATACATAATTAGAATTTGTTCGAAGCCAGCATTTAGAATTCCGCCTAAGCTTAATACGCCTAGCAAAATGAGTATCGGGGAAATGCCTGGAAGCGTAATGTGCATCACTTGCTTCCATTTGCCTGCTCCGTCAACCTCTGCTGCTTCATAAAGCGTTGCATTGATCCCTACAATGGCAGCGAGCATAACAATCATATTGTAGCCCATGCCTTTCCACACATCTGATCCAATGACAATGCCTCTGAACCAGTCATTGTCGAGCATAAACATAATCGGCTGAAATCCAATTTCGGTTAATAAGCCATTAACAGGTCCGCTCAGCGAGAACAATTCAATTACGACTCCGCCAAGCACGGTCCATGACAGAAAGAACGGAAGGAAGATGGCAGATTGAATGAAACCTGAGAACCATTTTCTTGTCACTTCATTTAGCAATAACGCAAGAATAAGAGGAACAAGCAAAAACAGGATCATTTTGAAAATCGCAATAATGATCGTATTCCAAAGCACTTGACCAAAATCCGGCAACGCAAATACGTAACGGAAATTGTCAAAGCCTACGAATTCAGATTTAAAAAAACCGGATAATGGTTCAAATTGTTGAAAAGCCATCACTAGGCCAGCCATAGGACCGTATGCATAGATCAATGTAGCAATAACACCGGGCAGTAACATCAAATGTAGTACATATTCTTTTTTCAGCGTTCTCATAGATGACCCTCCTAACCAGCTGCTAATTTTAAAGCGGGAGGAGTTGTCGACTCCTCGACTCGTCTCTCCCGCTTTTGATTGATTTAAGATTTAATTTTTCGCTTGCTCGCCGTACCATGCATTTACTTCTGCTGTAATATCATCGCCGCCTAGCGATTTCCAGCTTGCAACGAACTTATCAAATTCATCAATGGAAGCGCCCATAATGATCTTTGTAAAGGATTCCTGCATGAGCTTATCCAGCTGAGCGCCT from Paenibacillus sp. FSL K6-3182 carries:
- a CDS encoding ABC transporter permease subunit; translation: MRTLKKEYVLHLMLLPGVIATLIYAYGPMAGLVMAFQQFEPLSGFFKSEFVGFDNFRYVFALPDFGQVLWNTIIIAIFKMILFLLVPLILALLLNEVTRKWFSGFIQSAIFLPFFLSWTVLGGVVIELFSLSGPVNGLLTEIGFQPIMFMLDNDWFRGIVIGSDVWKGMGYNMIVMLAAIVGINATLYEAAEVDGAGKWKQVMHITLPGISPILILLGVLSLGGILNAGFEQILIMYNPTVYEGADIIDTFVYRLGMFSQQFGPAAAIGLFKSVISLGLVSITYYAAYKLNNYRIF
- a CDS encoding carbohydrate ABC transporter permease; the encoded protein is MHKPSISRKLFVVFNTLLLTAITLLGIIPFIHLLSISLSSNTAAMAGEVKLWPVGFSLDAYQYLGEKVEFFRSLWVSVQRVVLGTAVNMLLVFITAFPLAKSNHQFKFRTPYVWFFAITMFFGGGLIPTYIIVKDTGIIDSIWALVLPGALNVWNMVLMLNFFRSIPRELDEAAIIDGAGHWRVLWQIYLPVSLPSIATIGLFTIVGHWNSWFDGILYLNSPEKYPLQTYLSTLIMSINAQMSSMSIEQLKVMDNLSEKTLRNAQIFMGALPIMLVYPFLQKYFVKGMTVGSVKE